The DNA window tcattaaaaagagctgaaacttaaataaagcaataaataagagtgaaaatgtatgattttagttaaaacattaaaattaatgaGGATAAAACAGCTGCAAGCActtatgattttaaaaagcaagTTTAAAGAAGCTTAAGTGATGTCTTAAAAATTCAGcttataaaaatattgaatttgtgtaatttataaataaagtaaaacaaaataattctgTCTGAAAATGATGGGTAAGAAGTGAATGAAACAAAGTTAGTAAAACAGTGAATCCATGGAAAATGCCGGCACCTGGGAAAGAAACAAAATTCCAacaaaatagttaaaaaaaagattttgaaacatTATATGAAAGGGTTAATTTATGCCCAAAATACTGTTCTGTGATTATGAATTAATAAATTACTTGAAAGGAAACAGCTGCTTCACTTTGCACAGTTATTTTTTCCTTGTAAATTCAccagtttattttcagtttgatcttTTATTCAGTCGAGCCAACAACAGGAGCAGATCTCCATCACATATGAATTCATATCATAAATTCTACTAACACTTCTACTTCTGAGCTCTCACGGCCACCTTTAGAGCAGTTTtataaaatcttttttatttctaaaaatgaGAGAGGACTGAGCTCTCAGGTGAGCGCGTCCTGAAACCCGTACGAGGAAATCCCTCCACAGCTCTTCCGCTCTGCCTCTGCTGCAGACGGGAAACTCGGACAGTTTGAGTTTGATTCTCAGATTTTTGTTGAGTTCAGTGTTGAAGCCGTTCTGAGCCGTGTCTATTTCCTGTGTTCAGTTTAAGGAGTTTCTGGGGACGTACAACAAGGTGACAGAGAACTGCTTCATGGACTGTGTCCGAGACTTCACCACAAGAGACGTGAAGCCCGAGGAGGTAAaaatatcacttcctgtttctgccgCTGTAAACGGCTGAGTTTTTATGGACCAAACTTTGAGTTTTTCCTCATTTCAGAGACAAAGATGATTTGATGATGGAAATGAGCAGTTAAAGTGAAACGGGTCACATCCTCACAGCTGTTTCTCCTTTGTTTCAGTCGAGCTGCTCCGAGTCGTGCCTGCAGAAGTATCTGAAGATGACTCAGAGGATCTCCATGCGTTTCCAGGAGTATCACATCCAGCAGAACGAGGCTCTGGCAGCTAAAGCTGGGCTGCTGGGACAGCCGCGCTGAGCCGGGCCGAGACCCTGAGACGGTTCCGGTCCAGCAGATCCTCTGACTCTGTGAAAACGGACTCTGAAACTGCAGATGACATTTTGTTGTCTGATCTGAAGCTCCGCCCGTTCACCATGGAGCCTCACCCTCTGTCTGCAGGGTAAAGGAAGCAGTCAGGTGTCTGTGTCGaagcatcatgggaaacgtagTTTACAACAGCAGATTCTTTGTTAAACAGCGGAATGATCCTTTAATGTGCATATTTCTAGCTGACCTTTCTTGTgtctggaaataaaaaaatctgacatCAGGAATGTGTGGAAGTTTTCATCCTGCTGTTAGGAAGTACTTTTACTCCGTACTGCTGTACACTCGCGCTGCTGGTTCACAGGTGGATATTCTTccttctctgtgtttctgataaacatttaaaaggctTGCAGCGCTTCAGGCTTGAAAGTTACTGATTAATCTGCTTTTTGTGTTGAATGGTTTCTGCCTTGCACCTACCTACAGCTTATCCTACCATATTCTCAGTAAAGAGTCACTCATGATGCACAAAGATAAGCACAGTAGGCAGAAGTTAAGTACACCACAGCTGACTGAGCGACGTGATGAAACTGAAGAAACCAGTTCAGTACAAACATGAGGAAAACCTACTTTTCCCT is part of the Archocentrus centrarchus isolate MPI-CPG fArcCen1 chromosome 22, fArcCen1, whole genome shotgun sequence genome and encodes:
- the LOC115772628 gene encoding mitochondrial import inner membrane translocase subunit Tim9; amino-acid sequence: MAAQVSESDQIKQFKEFLGTYNKVTENCFMDCVRDFTTRDVKPEESSCSESCLQKYLKMTQRISMRFQEYHIQQNEALAAKAGLLGQPR